In Rhinopithecus roxellana isolate Shanxi Qingling chromosome 4, ASM756505v1, whole genome shotgun sequence, a single genomic region encodes these proteins:
- the LOC104663505 gene encoding histone H2B type 1 — protein MPEPAKSAPAPKKGSKKAVTKAQKKDGKKRKRSRKESYSVYVYKVLKQVHPDTGISSKAMGIMNSFVNDIFERIAGEASRLAHYNKRSTITSREIQTAVRLLLPGELAKHAVSEGTKAVTKYTSSK, from the coding sequence ATGCCAGAACCAGCTAAGTCAGCCCCTGCCCCGAAGAAGGGCTCGAAGAAGGCGGTGACCAAGGCTCAGAAGAAGGACGGCAAGAAGCGCAAGCGCAGCCGCAAGGAGAGCTATTCCGTGTACGTGTACAAGGTGCTGAAGCAGGTCCACCCCGACACCGGCATCTCGTCCAAGGCTATGGGTATCATGAACTCCTTCGTCAACGACATTTTTGAGCGCATCGCAGGCGAGGCTTCCCGCCTGGCGCATTACAACAAGCGCTCGACTATCACTTCCAGGGAGATCCAAACGGCCGTGCGCCTACTGCTCCCCGGGGAGCTGGCCAAACACGCGGTGTCGGAGGGCACCAAGGCTGTCACCAAGTACACCAGCTCCAAGTAA